The window ACCTCAGAAAAAACCAAGTGGGTCAGCTCTGATTATTGAGGTCCTACTCCCCACTAGTTGGTCTTTGCTGTCTTTGCCCTTACTCCCTTTCCCAATCTGACCACTGAAATCCCTTTTCACTTTAATTACATTTATTTCGACTATACAATTAGTCTTTCTTCCCTATGTCCATTTAAGCACCATTTTCTATATCTTTGTTGCATTTTGCTACCCCTTTATTGGTTTGCTCTTATTGTTAAGGCAATAAAGGAGAAACCTTTTTCAAGATTGTCGATTGGTTGTGTGTATAGAATATATGAGTATTCTTTAGGGTGAATTCTTAAATTGTTTTCAAGATTGAGTCTTTTTGCTGCTCAGGAGAGAACTGACAACTGGGGTCTATTCAGAAGTGAAGCAAAGTTCGGTTCTTGGATTTGATTGGTCAAGTTTTTGGATGCTGACTTTAAAGGTTTATTGGAAGAGCTTAAactctgcacttcttgttatTGCTTGTTTTAAGGTAAGTGATTTGTAATTGAGATTGATTCATGATTGGAGTGCGACAATGGAGAGGTTTATGGCCagcttttttgtttctttagtaGTATAAAGTATTGTGGTTTAGCGTATAGTGAATTCAACATGAAAAATTTTCTCAAGAAACTGCATATTGGGTCAAATCAATCAGAGGATTCAGAAGGGTCAACCTCATCCTCAAAGAGCAAGAGACTGAGTGATGTTTCATCTCCTGAAAGGAATTCAAACTCTAGAAACTCTCAGGGGTCTGATAATAAACCTTTTTCAGCAATTTCAGGATGGTTAAATTCAGTTACAAATCGGAAAAGTCCTAGTCCTCCGTCTTCCTCGAATGTGAGTAGAGGGAACAGAATGGAACATTCTGACTCTGTGACTATTGGTGAATTGGATGCTGCTTTAGATGCTGTACAGCGTGATTCGGAGTCTAGCAACTCAAGGGACCCCGGTGTAGAGGAAGAGTATCAAATTCAGTTGGCTCTGGAGTTGAGTGCGAAGGAAGACCCCGAGGCGGTGCAGATTGAGGCTGTTAAGCAGATCAGTTTAGGCTCTTCTGCCCCAGAGAATGCTCCAGCAGAAGTTGTAGCATATCGGTATTGGGTATGTTTGTCGCTGTCTATTTGGTTCCATACATATTCCAACTCTTAGTTTACTTTGCTTTATACACTTTAAGGCATAGCTTAGTAATCTTTTAGGTAAATATATTGTATATCAAATTCATTTcaccaaaaaataagaagaagaaaggaaatggcCATGTCATTCAATCCCTTATGATCTGACTGAGCATATATTGATTTTACTTTGATGTGATAAATTGAGTATGCCTTTGAAGTTTGTATATCTTTTCTGTGGATTTTGGTTGAAATACTGCTGAACAGGCATCTAGTTTTTAGTTGTATATGTAATTCAGCCTTTAGAATTCCAGCATTGTAAGTGTAATGGTAATGGTAGTTGTCTTGCTGCTGATTGTATTTGTCATTCCTCAAGGTGTTGGTTATTAGATTCGTTAATCCTAATGCTGAAAAAAAGCACTTGGGCCCTCGGCTAAGTCTGGGGATGGCCTCAAGCTGACTTGAGCATGAATTTTACATAATCCCAACAGAGACAAAAaccactaggtgatttcttcccatcttgCTAATCCTTCATGGGCAGAGTTGCTCGGTACCTATACTGGTGGGAGGTACCAAGTATCCAGTAGAGGTGTGCGAAAGCTGGTTCGTACACCACGGTTgtcaccaaaaaaaaaaggaaattgaaagaactaaaaagaaaagttCAATTTGCAGCAATTAGGAGGTATACTGTCTTCTCATTGAAGGAAACCAACACAAATACTCATATCATGGGGTCCTGGGTTGTGTTATGGATGAGAACCTATTAGTAACACATATAAGTTACTGGAAATATTAGAATTCAAAATGCTGTAGTGAAAGTAGCGGGAAAAACCCGAGTTTAGCTTGACTGAGGAATTATGTGACCAATGAGTATAAATAGTTGATGGATATAAGTGAGGAGAGAGAGATGCCAAGTACAAACTCTACTGacattattggacctgaaattacTCAACAAAATAGAAAAGGAATAAGCTTCGAAATATGGGTTTAGAGGAAACACTGTCAACGACTACACATGGAGAATACAAACTTTCTGTGGCAATGTTGACATGCCATCTGGGAAGGTTCGCGTTCGCAAGAAATTTCCATCTTTTACCTTGGTAGTACTGGGAGGGTAAGCTTTGTTCTGGTCACACTCAAAACCCACCTTGTCACATGTTAGGCGCCATCTCAGTGTAGCGTTTCCTGCTAGCTTATATGATAGGTGATTCGCAACACATTACAAGCACCTTCATTTGCCACAGGCAAAAGTCTATAGTTCGAATCTATATTGTGCTGTGGAGATATCATAGTCATTGCTCTGcacatatttccttttttttgtttccaTATTCTTTGTCTGGCGTGAAAGTGGTACCAATAGGTTTTCTGTCTTTAACAACCAGAAAGTGGAATTGTAGACAGCTAGATTGTCTGAAATGTAGAGAGGTTTATTTTGTGGTGTATAAGTGCTCTGTTGTATCATCAAATTAGTTTCTATTTGTGCAAAAAATTCCCTTTCTAGTCCTATTCCTCTCTAACACATGACATATCTCATATTATAGATTTATCAATGCTTCACAGAATTACAATGCTCTAAGTTATGATGACAAGATCCTGGATGGATTTTATGATCTGTATGGCGTCCTGATGGAGTCCAATTCTTCAAAAATGCCATCCCTCATTGATCTGCAAAGAACAAAAGTATCAGATCATATCAGTTGGGAAGCCATCCTTGTCAGTAAAGCTGCAGACTCCAAGTTGTTGAAACTTGAACAGAGAGCTCTAGAGATTGCTGTTGGGCTGAGGTCAAAACTTATAGATTTTTCAGACAGCAGTTTGATGCAGAAGCTTGCTGTGCTAGTTTCTGACCACATGGGGGGCCCAGTTGCGGATCCAGACAGCATGTTGCTTGCATGGCGAAGTCTTAGTTTTAATCTAAAGGCAACTCTAGGGAGTATGGTTTTGCCTCTTGGTTCTTTGACCATTGGACTGGCTCGTCATCGTGCACTGTTATTCAAGGTACTAAGCATTTTGGACTCTAAAACCTACAgcttatttgatttttatttgattgtgatgGATTTTTTTGTTCTCTTGCTTGTTGACAATGAAAATGCATGAGATATCTGAATACCCTTATCTCACTTCCAAAGCCTAATTAACTTTTATAGTTGGCTAAGACTGTGAATGTATGACGATGACCTTCTTTGGGTTGGTGAAGAAGATATCTACTCATCACAAAAAATGATTGGTTCTGCGGATGGAGAGTGTACAATCTTAATATAGAACAATAAACTCATTTAGGCAGAACGTCAGCAGAGGGCCTTGGATACACCATTAGATCTGAGTTCACTTCTAATCTGAGTTAACTCCAGTATTTGTCCCCAAGTTCTCGTTCCTTCCAACTACTTGTCAGTATTCTATATCCATTGCTTCTGCCTTTGTATCTCCTTGTTCTGTTTCATCCTTTTTGTAGAGATTAGTTGTGTCTGTACGATGACATTCGTCCACAGGTTTTGTTTATGTTTGGTGCATTAGCATCTCAAGGGTGCTTTTATTTGTCAAATGGAATCTGCTAGATATCCCCTTCCCCTCTGTCCCACTTCTTTTATATGTACTTTAATTATACTAATTAAAGTTTGAGCCATGAACAACAAAGAGTCCTATTGCTTTGCAGATATAGTGCTTTTGACTGTTttgcatcatcatcatcatcaccattttCATCCTACATGATCGTCATCaacattattatttttattttggataTTTTCTCTTCCGCTTGCTACTGGTCAACCTTACCCTTTCATTTTCTACGATTTGACTATAATGCCATAACATTCTTTTGACTTCTGAAAATTGTATAGGTTTTGGCTGACAGCGTGGGGATCCCTTGCCGATTAGTAAAAGGAAAGCAGTATACAGGTTCAGATGATGTTGCAATGAACTATGTGAAGATTGATGGAAGGTTGCTGCTATTCATCTTATCTTCTTTCCTTGATGCTATAGTTGCGATCTTTTTCTATTATGTTTCGTCAGCAGTATACATATTGGGACTTGGTCAGAATTTTCACTTTTCTTGGATATTCTTCCTTGGCTGGTATGCATTGCATGAATACATCTTATGAGTTAGTCAGAGCAAGCATCAGCCTTATAACACGAAATGTAGTAGCAAACTGCCAAGGTAGGAGCAACTTAAGATGCGTGCTTTAATGAAGAAAAGGCACAGAATGAAGAAAAAAACTTTTacataattgaaaagaaaaactataaacGCAAACACCACTAATATTAATaggaaagttgaaaaagaagtGGAATGAAGTGAAATGTATGAAGTAAAAGCCTTCTTAAGCTTTTGATCAGATGCAAGATACCGTTTTAAGTTTCTAACTAGTAACTAATTCTCTTGTACTGAATTTTAAAGTTCCTCTTGCTAAGGTACTCATTTATAAAGTTTCCTTAAAATTGCTATATCGTTTCGCAAGCTTCATTTACTGTTCTTTCCAGGCCTCTGAGGCTCATATATTACCCTAAACTTTTAAAAAGCAGTTGTTTGACTGGTTTAAGGTGCACAACTTAGCGCTTTCACTGGAGCACCACCCAAGCCAGGTAATGTGCAGAGCTTGCCCTGCGTCTCACTTTAGGGCTTAAGCACCATTTTGACAGCAATAGGAAGCATAATGTTCAAAATTTAAGATAAAATTCTTGAAAAGTTTGTTTGGTTTAGTTGATAAAACGTTTCAAAAACCTATAGTAATTAATTTGGAATGTGAATATGTTTCTCCAATTTCCTTCATAATCAGCATGTCATGATCTTAAATTGGTGCTGTTGTTTATGTACTGCAGGGATTCGTTGAATACTTTGTTTGAGATTATTTTTGGATAGTATAATTTCTTCTGAAGTTGTCTCTTTCTATTTACAAAGTAGATGATACATTTGCAGGGAGTATATTGTCGATTTGATGGCTGACCCCGGCACACTTATTCCATCTGATACATCTGGAATTCATGGAGACTATGAAGAATCTATTCTCTCCATCAGTCCGTCCTCTAAAGATGTTGATTCTCATCCGGGTTCCTCTAGCAATGGTATTGCTTCATCATTGGAAGATCATTCAGATTATGGAACGGCAGACAAGAGATCCAGGTTTGCAGAAAGCACTACTGCAGGAAATGAATCTCCCTCTTCTAGTAATTCGGAACAGCAGATAAAAGCAGAGAAAGGATGTTATAAAACTTTCAATGATTTTACGAAGGAGCAGGGACAAGAAACTTCTTCGAGAGCTGGGCATGCAAGATCTCCTTTTACACATGCAAGATCTCCTTCATGGACAGAAGGTGTTAGCTCTCCAGCTGTACGCAGAATGAAAGTAAAGGATGCTTCGCAATACATGATTGATGCCGCAAAAGAAAATCCACAGCTAGCTCAAAAACTTCACACTGTTTTACTTGAAAGTGGAGTTATTGCACCACCAAACCTGTTCGCTGAAATGTATCCAGAGCAATTAGATGTATCTCATGTAGAGGGAAAATCCAGACTAGAGGAAATAGAACGTAAGGAAAGAGGCGAGTTCCAATTCAGGGGTCAATCTGATGCGAATCGTGCCCGCTTCTTACCTCCTCTGCCTTATCACGGTTCATACTCTAAGGGCAACGCATGTGGATCATTTGAACCTCAGCCAGATGTGAGAGAAGTTGGGGAACAGCAAGTCTCCAGACAGAGTGAAGTTGCTCCGTCGAAACCTATGAAACAAATGCCTGTTGCTGCTGCCGCCGCTGCAGCAGCAGCTGTTGTTGCTTCTTCGATGGTAGTAGCTGCAGCCAAGACTAACTCTCATACCGACCTCCCTGTAGCAGCTGCTGCCACTGCCACAGCTGCAGCAGTGGTAGCAACAACTGCAGCTGTCAGTAGGCAATACGAGGCACTAGGAGGTATATACAACTTGTCAACAAATTGTTTGTTCCATTTTGGTAACAACATGAAAATTTGGAGAGATGTGCCATTCACCAGTTAATCCTGCTGTCTTCCTTAATCATGTAGACTATGGAAGAGTTGATGGAGATGCTGATACTGCCATTTATGAGCACCAGCGAAGTGGTGATCAAGAGCATGAGGCGCTAGGAGCAAATTCAGAGGGTGAAAGAATATCAGATAGGTCAAGCGGTAATGATAGCGCTAAATCAGATGTGACACTTGATGATGTGGCAGATTGTGAGATTCCATGGGAGGATATCGCCTTGGGTGAGCGTATCGGACTTGGTATGACCTGCATTATGTTTTACCAAACTTGAAGCTTCTGTTGTGTAGGTGATTTAAACTCTGTTATCTGACACTTCTCATAATCTTTATGTTCTAGGATCCTATGGAGAGGTCTATCGTGGAGAGTGGCATGGAACTGTAAGTTCATTATCCTTGTGCCAATTGGGGTTTCATTTAATTTATTTTGCGGTTGGTTCAAAAGAAATTTTACGTGGTATTTGTTTCCTTCACGCATAAAAAGGCAGAGCAGAGCTTTCTTTTTTTATCTAGCCGAATAACTAGATTGATTGCAACTTAAAGCTAACAGATCCAAATTGCGGGTCAAATATTCAAGAACTTAATAATGAGAAGATTCCTTGATCTTTTGGCGACTCTCTTGTGGATCAAATTTGCATTACGTTCTAGACACTGTTTACACTTGAGAATCTGCTTAAATTTCTGTATTTCAAATTTGATATGATGGGCCCTTCCCCagacccgcgcatagcgggagcttagtgcaccgggctgtcctttttattttattttatatgatgaTGTCTCTGTTTTTTCGACTGCTGAGTTATTTGCTGAACCTGTCCGGTTCTGGGTCAATACATTTGTAGCATACACGTAATCTTGTACAATAGCTTCTGTtattcattcattcattcattcattaCAGTCATCAACTATAAATGAAAACAAATAGACTGCACTTAAGtgttccttattttcttcaacTTGAAGTAATACAAAAAGATTAAGCCTTCTTATTTACAGGAAGTTGCTGTGAAGAAGTTCCTGGATCAAGATATAACCGGTGACTCCCTCGAAGAATTTAGAAGTGAGGTATTACCCTTGTCTAACATAGGCCACTATCAGTGTTCTTAAATATTACAACGCTTGAAACTATCATCGTGCCCCCAGAGATCTTACTCTTGAATAAGTTTTAAAAGCTGATGGCAAAATCTTGGAGggaataattttcagtcaaaTGCACAATTAGAACTATAGCTGCAAGCCTGTGACAGATGCTCTAGTTTTCAGTCAAATGCACATATTGAGAGAAGCATTCACATATTCAAAGGAAAATGTAAAAAGAAGTATGAAATTGTATGATCAATAGTACCTTTTTAATTCTTATCAATTTTCTAGTCGACGCCCCAGTGTCTTG is drawn from Nicotiana tabacum cultivar K326 chromosome 22, ASM71507v2, whole genome shotgun sequence and contains these coding sequences:
- the LOC107768748 gene encoding putative serine/threonine-protein kinase SIS8 isoform X1, whose amino-acid sequence is MKNFLKKLHIGSNQSEDSEGSTSSSKSKRLSDVSSPERNSNSRNSQGSDNKPFSAISGWLNSVTNRKSPSPPSSSNVSRGNRMEHSDSVTIGELDAALDAVQRDSESSNSRDPGVEEEYQIQLALELSAKEDPEAVQIEAVKQISLGSSAPENAPAEVVAYRYWNYNALSYDDKILDGFYDLYGVLMESNSSKMPSLIDLQRTKVSDHISWEAILVSKAADSKLLKLEQRALEIAVGLRSKLIDFSDSSLMQKLAVLVSDHMGGPVADPDSMLLAWRSLSFNLKATLGSMVLPLGSLTIGLARHRALLFKVLADSVGIPCRLVKGKQYTGSDDVAMNYVKIDGREYIVDLMADPGTLIPSDTSGIHGDYEESILSISPSSKDVDSHPGSSSNGIASSLEDHSDYGTADKRSRFAESTTAGNESPSSSNSEQQIKAEKGCYKTFNDFTKEQGQETSSRAGHARSPFTHARSPSWTEGVSSPAVRRMKVKDASQYMIDAAKENPQLAQKLHTVLLESGVIAPPNLFAEMYPEQLDVSHVEGKSRLEEIERKERGEFQFRGQSDANRARFLPPLPYHGSYSKGNACGSFEPQPDVREVGEQQVSRQSEVAPSKPMKQMPVAAAAAAAAAVVASSMVVAAAKTNSHTDLPVAAAATATAAAVVATTAAVSRQYEALGDYGRVDGDADTAIYEHQRSGDQEHEALGANSEGERISDRSSGNDSAKSDVTLDDVADCEIPWEDIALGERIGLGSYGEVYRGEWHGTEVAVKKFLDQDITGDSLEEFRSEVRIMKRLRHPNVVLFMGAVTRSPHLSIVTEFLHRGSLYRLIHRPNNQLDERRRLRMALDAARGMNYLHNCTPMIVHRDLKSPNLLVDKNWVVKVCDFGLSRMKHSTFLSSRSTAGTAEWMAPEVLRNEPSNEKCDVYSFGVILWELCTLQQPWGGMNPMQVVGAVGFQHRRLDIPEDMDPAIADIIRKCWQTDPRLRPSFAEIMAALKPLQKPISSQAPRPRAGRGPIKGQPSRIVEDPTADQD
- the LOC107768748 gene encoding putative serine/threonine-protein kinase SIS8 isoform X2 codes for the protein MEHSDSVTIGELDAALDAVQRDSESSNSRDPGVEEEYQIQLALELSAKEDPEAVQIEAVKQISLGSSAPENAPAEVVAYRYWNYNALSYDDKILDGFYDLYGVLMESNSSKMPSLIDLQRTKVSDHISWEAILVSKAADSKLLKLEQRALEIAVGLRSKLIDFSDSSLMQKLAVLVSDHMGGPVADPDSMLLAWRSLSFNLKATLGSMVLPLGSLTIGLARHRALLFKVLADSVGIPCRLVKGKQYTGSDDVAMNYVKIDGREYIVDLMADPGTLIPSDTSGIHGDYEESILSISPSSKDVDSHPGSSSNGIASSLEDHSDYGTADKRSRFAESTTAGNESPSSSNSEQQIKAEKGCYKTFNDFTKEQGQETSSRAGHARSPFTHARSPSWTEGVSSPAVRRMKVKDASQYMIDAAKENPQLAQKLHTVLLESGVIAPPNLFAEMYPEQLDVSHVEGKSRLEEIERKERGEFQFRGQSDANRARFLPPLPYHGSYSKGNACGSFEPQPDVREVGEQQVSRQSEVAPSKPMKQMPVAAAAAAAAAVVASSMVVAAAKTNSHTDLPVAAAATATAAAVVATTAAVSRQYEALGDYGRVDGDADTAIYEHQRSGDQEHEALGANSEGERISDRSSGNDSAKSDVTLDDVADCEIPWEDIALGERIGLGSYGEVYRGEWHGTEVAVKKFLDQDITGDSLEEFRSEVRIMKRLRHPNVVLFMGAVTRSPHLSIVTEFLHRGSLYRLIHRPNNQLDERRRLRMALDAARGMNYLHNCTPMIVHRDLKSPNLLVDKNWVVKVCDFGLSRMKHSTFLSSRSTAGTAEWMAPEVLRNEPSNEKCDVYSFGVILWELCTLQQPWGGMNPMQVVGAVGFQHRRLDIPEDMDPAIADIIRKCWQTDPRLRPSFAEIMAALKPLQKPISSQAPRPRAGRGPIKGQPSRIVEDPTADQD
- the LOC107768748 gene encoding putative serine/threonine-protein kinase SIS8 isoform X3, with product MESNSSKMPSLIDLQRTKVSDHISWEAILVSKAADSKLLKLEQRALEIAVGLRSKLIDFSDSSLMQKLAVLVSDHMGGPVADPDSMLLAWRSLSFNLKATLGSMVLPLGSLTIGLARHRALLFKVLADSVGIPCRLVKGKQYTGSDDVAMNYVKIDGREYIVDLMADPGTLIPSDTSGIHGDYEESILSISPSSKDVDSHPGSSSNGIASSLEDHSDYGTADKRSRFAESTTAGNESPSSSNSEQQIKAEKGCYKTFNDFTKEQGQETSSRAGHARSPFTHARSPSWTEGVSSPAVRRMKVKDASQYMIDAAKENPQLAQKLHTVLLESGVIAPPNLFAEMYPEQLDVSHVEGKSRLEEIERKERGEFQFRGQSDANRARFLPPLPYHGSYSKGNACGSFEPQPDVREVGEQQVSRQSEVAPSKPMKQMPVAAAAAAAAAVVASSMVVAAAKTNSHTDLPVAAAATATAAAVVATTAAVSRQYEALGDYGRVDGDADTAIYEHQRSGDQEHEALGANSEGERISDRSSGNDSAKSDVTLDDVADCEIPWEDIALGERIGLGSYGEVYRGEWHGTEVAVKKFLDQDITGDSLEEFRSEVRIMKRLRHPNVVLFMGAVTRSPHLSIVTEFLHRGSLYRLIHRPNNQLDERRRLRMALDAARGMNYLHNCTPMIVHRDLKSPNLLVDKNWVVKVCDFGLSRMKHSTFLSSRSTAGTAEWMAPEVLRNEPSNEKCDVYSFGVILWELCTLQQPWGGMNPMQVVGAVGFQHRRLDIPEDMDPAIADIIRKCWQTDPRLRPSFAEIMAALKPLQKPISSQAPRPRAGRGPIKGQPSRIVEDPTADQD